TGACCTTGAAGGTTTCGACTGCGCCCGCGATGTCGCCGATCTCGTCCTTGCGGCCCAGCCCCGGCAGCACCACGTCGAAGTTGCCGTCGGCAAGCTCGCGCATGCCCACGGTCAGCGCACGAATCGGCCGCGCGATCCAGGCGCTGACGACGAGCGAGGCGAGACAGCCGATGATGGTCGCGATCACGGCGATGGCGAGAAGGAGCTTCTGCTGCTGCTCGACCCAGGCGTTGGCGCGCGCCAGCTTGTTGTCGCGGGTCTCGGTGCTGATCTCGGTGATGTCGTCGGTGAGCTGGACCAGCGCGGTGAAGCTTCGCTGCGCGTTGGTCATGAACATCATCGAAGCCGCGGCCTCGCCGTCCGACATCTCGATGACGGTCTTGGCCTGCTTCAGATAATTGGCGACGAGCGGCGCCATCTTGACGACGAGCGCGTCGATCTTTTCCTCCGGCCCGGCCGTGGCCTTGAGCGCGTCGAGCTTCTCGGTGATACCCGAGAGCGCGACGGCGGTCTCCTTGCCCAGCGCTTCGATCTTCTTGGCGTCGGACTCGTTGGCAGCCGTCGCAGACAGCCGATAGAGGAAGGTGTTGGCCTTCCAGATCGCGGTCTCGAACGCGTTGGCAAGCTCCGCCTGCTGGGCCACGCCGGTGGTCACCTCATCGACCACCGCCTGATTGGCCTTCTGGATGTGCAGCGCGTAGAGCCCGAGGCTGAGCAGCGCCAGCGCGAGGAACGCCGGCGCGATCAGGATCTTCCAGCGAATCCGCAGATTGGAGAGCCACCTGAGCATCATGACCGGCCTTCCGAAATCGGGTGAAACGCGCAGACCGGTCGCTAGGCCGGACAACCTTTCGGCATGTCAGAGCTTGTAGACGCCGGCGCACACCGCGGTTTCAGCCAACCGCTCGCAGTACATTTGTTTCGGCTCGACCTTTTTCGAAACCGGATTGGCGAACTTGTAGTCCTGCCAGAACGTCGGTTGCGCCTTCGCCATCTCGACGCGCTCCTTGACGAAGAACTTGCCATCGACGTCCTGCGCGTCGAGCATGTCCTTGCCGATCAGCTTGCCGTTGGCGCCGTGCGCCAGCACCTTGCCGTCGAGGCCGTAGACCACGACGTAGAGATCGTGATTCACGAACTGGCCCGACTTGTTGTTGAACTCCGCATAGGCCTTGTCGGCGCCTTGATCCTTGATGAAGCCGACGGCCTTTTTCACCATCGCCATCGCCTCGTCCTTGGTTGCGAACTCTCCGGCAACCGCGACGTTGGCGAACGTGGCAAGCACGGCGACGGCGAAACATTGCGCGACTTTCATGGGGCCTCCCATTTGCATTCCTACGATTGCTTACGGATTCGTCGGTCGAGGAGAGCGCAAGGCATTGGCGGCTTGCGGACAACCGGCGGCAGCGGAGCTGCGCCGGGAGCGACCGGTCATTGCATCGTCATGATCGGCGGGGCTGGTTAACAGACGGTAAAATCCCCATCGGGATACCGGGAATCGGCGATTTGTCGCGGCGGCAACGGCGGCAACAGATCGGCAACCATAGCGGCAGGTGCCGCCCATGATTCACCGGCCCTTGAAGCGCACCCCTTAAGCACCGTTTCCGCGGGGGCGTTCGATGTCTGACGTCATTCTGTCGGCCGGGGTGAGGTCGACACTTCTTTCGCTGCAGGGCACGGCAGCGCTCACCAGCGCGATCCAGGCCCGGCTTGCGACCGGCAAGCGCGTCAACTCGGCGATGGACAACCCGCGCAGCTACTTCACCTCGCT
The Rhodoplanes sp. Z2-YC6860 genome window above contains:
- a CDS encoding cache domain-containing protein encodes the protein MKVAQCFAVAVLATFANVAVAGEFATKDEAMAMVKKAVGFIKDQGADKAYAEFNNKSGQFVNHDLYVVVYGLDGKVLAHGANGKLIGKDMLDAQDVDGKFFVKERVEMAKAQPTFWQDYKFANPVSKKVEPKQMYCERLAETAVCAGVYKL